Proteins encoded within one genomic window of Bermanella sp. WJH001:
- a CDS encoding ammonium transporter: MDDTTLTLESLQAQLAAQQSTFDMHQAMNVEVFYWWCTAIMMMIHAGFLAYEMGASRSKNALAAGIKNILALAVIIPTFYLFGWWIYNAFPGGLIPTDASAALPWAASMGPDVSDMGTGIFWAAFALFGATTGSILSGAVIERIRVSAFLILTVFLGSAIWILAGAWGWHPDGWLLTDLGYHDVGASGVVHAVAGFFTLGVLINLGARKGKFINGVAQTIAPHSLPMTLIGLMMIIFGFFGFLGGCIIFNGGETGWTTIYNTPTNLSAFAFNTLMGFSGGIIGCYIATRDPFWTMSGGLVGIISVAAGLDLYSPTLAFIIAVCMGFAAVWFAKFLEKRGIDDAVGAVAVHGFTGFVAVILVGVFAGGTPNMGDNPEISFLGQTLAAVIMALLGFIPGYGLSLMLKKLNALRVPESAEDLGIDEVELLAKPYPESNTPAVTESDVPNKLANVEPQGI; this comes from the coding sequence ATGGACGACACAACCCTAACGCTTGAGAGTTTGCAGGCCCAGCTTGCCGCTCAACAAAGCACCTTTGATATGCACCAAGCCATGAACGTCGAAGTGTTCTATTGGTGGTGTACCGCCATCATGATGATGATACACGCAGGCTTTTTAGCCTACGAAATGGGCGCGTCACGCAGTAAAAATGCACTGGCCGCGGGGATTAAAAATATCCTCGCCTTGGCCGTGATCATTCCGACTTTCTATTTATTTGGTTGGTGGATTTACAACGCCTTCCCAGGTGGTTTAATTCCAACAGATGCGTCCGCGGCATTGCCTTGGGCGGCCAGCATGGGGCCTGATGTGTCTGACATGGGCACCGGTATATTTTGGGCAGCGTTTGCGTTATTTGGCGCCACTACCGGCTCTATATTATCCGGTGCGGTGATCGAGCGAATCCGCGTCAGTGCGTTCTTAATCTTAACGGTGTTCTTAGGCAGTGCCATTTGGATTTTAGCAGGCGCATGGGGCTGGCACCCAGACGGTTGGTTGCTAACGGACCTTGGTTATCATGATGTGGGCGCATCTGGCGTGGTTCACGCAGTGGCGGGCTTCTTTACCTTAGGTGTGTTAATTAACCTGGGTGCCCGTAAAGGCAAATTTATAAATGGCGTGGCACAAACCATTGCACCGCACAGCTTACCCATGACACTCATCGGCTTGATGATGATCATCTTTGGTTTCTTTGGCTTCTTAGGCGGCTGCATTATCTTTAATGGTGGTGAAACCGGCTGGACAACCATCTACAACACACCAACTAACTTATCGGCATTTGCGTTTAATACCTTGATGGGTTTCTCGGGCGGCATTATCGGTTGTTATATTGCAACACGCGACCCGTTCTGGACCATGTCAGGTGGTTTAGTGGGTATTATTTCAGTGGCAGCTGGCCTTGATTTATACAGCCCAACCTTGGCATTTATCATTGCCGTTTGCATGGGCTTTGCAGCGGTTTGGTTTGCTAAGTTCTTAGAAAAACGCGGCATTGATGATGCAGTGGGCGCTGTGGCCGTACACGGTTTTACCGGCTTTGTGGCGGTGATATTAGTGGGCGTATTTGCAGGCGGCACCCCTAATATGGGCGACAACCCAGAGATCAGCTTTTTAGGTCAAACCCTAGCGGCGGTCATCATGGCGCTATTAGGTTTTATCCCTGGTTACGGCTTATCGCTAATGCTTAAAAAGCTAAACGCATTACGTGTACCAGAATCAGCGGAAGACCTAGGTATTGATGAAGTGGAGCTATTGGCGAAGCCATATCCTGAGTCAAACACACCAGCGGTAACCGAAAGCGACGTACCAAATAAACTCGCCAATGTTGAGCCACAGGGGATTTAA